Proteins encoded together in one Streptomyces sp. TLI_171 window:
- a CDS encoding carbohydrate kinase family protein, which produces MIDYDILIVGGVGVDTIVRVDRLEVPTGRDSVGVPPVLDYPAHTGNGVALACHALGLRTKFADFLGQDPQGDLVLAEYARRGLDFSHLPAPAGTPRSVNLVDAEGLRFSFYDGRHPADARLPREFWLPLLERSAHVHLSITNVNRDMYPDIERLGRSSSTDLHAWDGVNEHHRHYALRSDLVFLSAAGLDNRPEAAMRAILDQGRAELVVATAGAHGSFLLTREDAAPRHFPTVDPGAPIVDSNGAGDAFVSGFLSRRLAGRPVEECMRAGAAAGAFACTTAGTHTAFLDAAGLEAALSS; this is translated from the coding sequence ATGATCGACTACGACATCCTGATCGTCGGCGGCGTGGGCGTGGACACCATCGTGCGGGTGGACCGGCTGGAGGTCCCGACGGGCCGCGACTCGGTGGGCGTCCCCCCGGTGCTCGACTACCCGGCGCACACCGGCAACGGCGTCGCGCTGGCCTGCCACGCGCTCGGCCTGCGGACCAAGTTCGCGGACTTCCTGGGCCAGGACCCGCAGGGCGACCTGGTGCTGGCCGAGTACGCCCGGCGCGGCCTGGACTTCAGCCATCTGCCCGCCCCGGCCGGCACCCCGCGCAGCGTCAACCTGGTCGACGCCGAGGGCCTGCGGTTCTCCTTCTACGACGGCCGGCACCCGGCGGACGCCCGGCTGCCGCGCGAGTTCTGGCTGCCGCTGCTGGAGCGCTCCGCGCACGTCCACCTGTCGATCACCAACGTCAACCGGGACATGTACCCGGACATCGAGCGGCTGGGCCGCAGCAGCTCGACCGACCTGCACGCCTGGGACGGCGTCAACGAGCACCACCGGCACTACGCCCTCCGTTCGGACCTGGTGTTCCTCTCCGCGGCGGGCCTCGACAACCGCCCCGAGGCGGCCATGCGGGCCATCCTCGACCAGGGGCGGGCCGAGCTGGTGGTGGCCACCGCGGGCGCGCACGGCTCGTTCCTGCTGACCCGCGAGGACGCGGCGCCCCGGCACTTCCCGACCGTCGACCCGGGCGCGCCGATCGTGGACAGCAACGGCGCGGGCGACGCCTTCGTCTCGGGCTTCCTCAGCCGCCGGCTGGCGGGTCGCCCGGTGGAGGAGTGCATGCGGGCGGGCGCGGCGGCGGGGGCGTTCGCCTGCACCACGGCGGGCACCCACACCGCGTTCCTGGACGCGGCCGGCCTGGAGGCGGCGCTCAGCTCCTGA
- a CDS encoding endonuclease/exonuclease/phosphatase family protein, with product MTDTEVALASSGVEPGGARRVRVLSYNVRSLRDDRVALARVIRACDPDVVCVQESPRYWKSEKAAAWLAHKTGTVILAGGGRVAAGPLLLGRLRVDVLELRDVLLPKTRGLHARGFASALVRIGGSRPFSVTSCHLSLEPEERLRQFELLRRQLRPGEPGVIAGDFNEHPDGPGWRSLAAELTDAHAKAPWGGTFTSVPKEPYQRIDAVFTTPDVEVLGCGVPYPLPGVAEADLQAATDHLPVLAALRIPAP from the coding sequence GTGACGGACACTGAGGTTGCGTTGGCGTCTTCCGGGGTGGAGCCGGGTGGGGCGCGGCGGGTGCGGGTGCTGAGTTACAACGTGCGGTCGTTGCGGGACGACCGGGTCGCGCTGGCGCGGGTGATCCGGGCGTGCGATCCGGACGTGGTGTGCGTGCAGGAGTCGCCCCGGTACTGGAAGTCCGAGAAGGCGGCGGCGTGGCTGGCGCACAAGACCGGGACGGTGATCCTGGCGGGCGGTGGCCGGGTCGCGGCGGGGCCGCTGCTGCTGGGCCGGCTGCGGGTGGACGTCCTGGAGTTGCGGGACGTGCTGCTGCCGAAGACCAGGGGGCTGCACGCGCGGGGGTTCGCGAGTGCGCTGGTGCGGATCGGCGGGTCGCGGCCGTTCTCGGTGACGAGCTGCCACCTGAGTCTCGAACCCGAGGAGAGGCTGCGGCAGTTCGAGCTGTTGCGGCGTCAACTGCGGCCCGGGGAGCCGGGGGTGATCGCGGGTGATTTCAACGAGCATCCGGACGGCCCGGGTTGGCGCTCACTGGCGGCGGAACTGACCGACGCGCACGCGAAGGCGCCGTGGGGCGGGACGTTCACCTCGGTGCCCAAGGAGCCGTACCAGCGGATCGACGCGGTGTTCACGACGCCGGACGTCGAGGTGCTGGGCTGCGGCGTGCCGTACCCGCTGCCGGGGGTGGCGGAGGCGGACCTGCAGGCGGCCACCGACCACCTGCCGGTGCTGGCGGCGCTGCGCATTCCCGCCCCGTAA
- a CDS encoding ArsA-related P-loop ATPase, translating into MATRTVLVSGPESARIAAATALHHARQGSDTLLLAADDPHRAVDELLGVRLGPEPVELEAHLAAARIDEQAAFRAALDGCRDRIAPALDLIGAEPLDPEELTPLPGTRALALLRALPRAKAEVLVVAAPPPAELIATLALPAQLERYLARLLPEQRQAARALRPLLAGLAGVPMPTDKLFEARAAASAALAEAAAAITAPGTTVRLVLDAARPAPGCWPGSGPGSPCTACRWTRWSRTARCPPPRPIRRIPGWLRSPSASRSNSPGSLSSWAMSRC; encoded by the coding sequence GTGGCCACCCGCACCGTACTGGTCAGCGGCCCGGAGTCCGCGAGGATCGCCGCCGCCACCGCACTGCACCACGCCCGGCAGGGCAGCGACACCCTGCTGCTGGCCGCCGACGACCCGCACCGCGCCGTCGACGAGCTGCTCGGCGTCCGGCTCGGCCCCGAACCCGTCGAGCTGGAGGCGCACCTGGCGGCCGCCCGGATCGACGAGCAGGCCGCGTTCCGCGCCGCGCTGGACGGCTGCCGCGACCGGATCGCCCCCGCCCTCGACCTGATCGGCGCCGAACCGCTCGACCCCGAGGAGCTCACCCCGCTGCCCGGCACCCGGGCCCTCGCCCTGCTGCGCGCGCTGCCCCGGGCCAAGGCCGAGGTGCTGGTGGTCGCCGCCCCGCCGCCCGCCGAACTGATCGCGACCCTCGCCCTCCCGGCCCAACTGGAGCGCTACCTGGCCCGGTTGCTGCCCGAGCAGCGCCAGGCCGCCCGCGCGCTGCGCCCGCTGCTGGCCGGCCTGGCCGGCGTCCCGATGCCCACCGACAAGCTGTTCGAGGCCCGGGCCGCCGCCTCCGCCGCGCTCGCCGAGGCCGCCGCCGCGATCACCGCGCCCGGCACCACCGTCCGCCTGGTGCTGGACGCCGCCCGCCCCGCCCCCGGGTGCTGGCCCGGATCCGGGCCGGGCTCGCCCTGCACGGCCTGCCGCTGGACGCGGTGGTCGCGCACGGCGCGCTGCCCGCCGCCGCGGCCGATTCGCCGGATCCCTGGCTGGCTGCGCTCGCCGTCCGCCAGCAGGAGCAACTCGCCGGGATCGCTGAGCAGTTGGGCAATGTCCCGCTGCTGA
- a CDS encoding ROK family glucokinase → MALTIGVDVGGTKIAAGVVDESGEILAKTRVPTPADPQWAVDAIAQGVRELKEQYPDVAAVGVGAPGFVNRDRSTVLMAPNIAWENEPLKQRVEELTGLPTVVENDANCAAWAEFRFGAAAEYEDMVLITVGTGIGGGIVLDGRLHRGRFGVAGEIGHLNMVPDGLECGCGGHGCWEQYGSGRALRRYGRERAAADPIAGKRMLELNDGVAETIRGIHITEAAEEGDPLALSCYAELADWLGRGMADLAALFDPGVFVLGGGVSDSGALLLDPVAASFQQYLTGGPARPRANVVLASMGSAAGIAGAADLART, encoded by the coding sequence ATGGCTCTGACCATCGGCGTGGATGTCGGCGGGACCAAGATCGCAGCAGGCGTCGTCGACGAGTCCGGCGAGATTCTGGCCAAGACCAGGGTGCCCACCCCGGCCGACCCCCAGTGGGCGGTCGACGCCATCGCGCAGGGCGTACGGGAGTTGAAGGAGCAGTATCCGGACGTCGCCGCCGTCGGCGTCGGCGCCCCGGGCTTCGTCAACCGGGACCGCTCCACCGTTCTGATGGCGCCCAACATCGCCTGGGAGAACGAGCCCCTGAAGCAGCGCGTCGAGGAGCTCACCGGTCTGCCGACCGTGGTCGAGAACGACGCCAACTGCGCCGCCTGGGCCGAGTTCCGCTTCGGCGCCGCCGCCGAGTACGAGGACATGGTCCTGATCACCGTCGGCACCGGCATCGGCGGCGGCATCGTCCTCGACGGCCGCCTGCACCGCGGACGCTTCGGCGTGGCCGGCGAGATCGGCCACCTCAACATGGTCCCCGACGGCCTGGAGTGCGGCTGCGGCGGCCACGGCTGCTGGGAGCAGTACGGCTCCGGCCGGGCGCTGCGCCGCTACGGCCGTGAGCGCGCCGCCGCCGACCCGATCGCCGGCAAGCGGATGCTCGAACTCAACGACGGCGTCGCCGAGACCATCCGCGGCATCCACATCACCGAGGCCGCGGAGGAGGGCGACCCGCTGGCGCTCTCCTGCTACGCCGAACTCGCCGACTGGCTCGGCCGCGGCATGGCCGACCTCGCCGCGCTCTTCGACCCGGGCGTCTTCGTGCTCGGCGGCGGCGTCTCCGACTCCGGCGCCCTGCTGCTCGACCCGGTGGCCGCGAGCTTCCAGCAGTACCTCACCGGTGGCCCGGCCCGGCCCCGCGCCAACGTGGTGCTGGCGTCCATGGGTTCCGCGGCGGGCATCGCCGGTGCGGCGGACCTCGCGCGCACCTGA
- a CDS encoding C40 family peptidase: MASHRRPKPASRTRVSILTAAAATAVALSAQGGAHADPTPTKDQVKQQVDQLNEQAETKTESYNAAVEKQQQLQKQVGQLQDQVARQQDQVTTVQQSLAGIAAEQYRTGNVSQTVQLMLSSSPDAFLGQAGTLNAVASTQADLLKSFKAEQAKLDGQRKEAETKLAELDTTTKALKADKEDIQAKLAQARDLLNTLTQKERDDLAAAEAKAAADSRAQAERASRDTVRPELNAPAASSFSGNAVGAALSKLGSWYSYGAAGPSTFDCSGLMQWAYAQAGVSIPRTSQAQAGAGTSVGTNIANARPGDLIIYYGDQHHVGMYVGNGQIVHAPHTGAQVRYESATAMPINKIVRI; encoded by the coding sequence GTGGCGTCCCATCGCCGTCCCAAGCCCGCCAGCCGTACGCGGGTCTCGATTCTCACTGCCGCTGCCGCCACCGCCGTGGCGCTCTCCGCCCAGGGCGGGGCGCACGCCGACCCGACGCCCACCAAGGATCAGGTCAAGCAGCAGGTCGACCAGCTCAACGAGCAGGCCGAGACGAAGACCGAGAGCTACAACGCCGCGGTCGAGAAGCAGCAGCAACTGCAGAAGCAGGTCGGGCAGTTGCAGGACCAGGTGGCCCGGCAGCAGGACCAGGTCACCACCGTCCAGCAGAGCCTGGCCGGCATCGCCGCCGAGCAGTACCGCACCGGCAACGTCTCGCAGACCGTGCAGCTGATGCTCTCCAGCAGCCCCGACGCCTTCCTCGGGCAGGCCGGAACGCTCAACGCCGTCGCCTCCACCCAGGCCGACCTGCTCAAGTCCTTCAAGGCCGAGCAGGCCAAGCTCGACGGGCAGCGCAAGGAGGCCGAGACCAAGCTCGCCGAACTGGACACCACCACCAAGGCCCTGAAGGCCGACAAGGAGGACATCCAGGCGAAGCTGGCACAGGCCCGCGACCTGCTCAACACGCTGACCCAGAAGGAGCGCGACGACCTGGCCGCCGCCGAGGCGAAGGCCGCCGCCGACTCCCGGGCCCAGGCCGAGCGGGCCTCCCGCGACACCGTGCGCCCCGAGCTGAACGCCCCGGCGGCCAGCAGCTTCTCCGGCAACGCGGTCGGCGCGGCCCTGTCCAAGCTGGGCAGCTGGTACTCGTACGGCGCGGCCGGCCCGAGCACCTTCGACTGCTCCGGGCTGATGCAGTGGGCCTACGCGCAGGCCGGCGTGTCCATCCCGCGCACCTCGCAGGCCCAGGCGGGCGCCGGCACCAGCGTCGGCACCAACATCGCCAACGCCCGGCCCGGTGACCTGATCATCTACTACGGCGACCAGCACCACGTGGGCATGTACGTCGGCAACGGACAGATCGTGCACGCCCCGCACACCGGCGCGCAGGTCCGCTACGAGTCGGCGACGGCCATGCCGATCAACAAGATCGTCCGGATCTGA
- a CDS encoding glycosyltransferase 87 family protein, with protein sequence MESAQAQRPGSTEPPALPAAPAPSRRPLWALTAGWVVSRTLIVLMVAGVLKIANTDVTTDISVIYHSWYEVLRTGTFPLDDVTWQYPPGAALVILVPGLLPWSYLVSFFVVCGVVDAAAMALLIRAGVRKGRSYLGGWYWVVGVPLLGPTVYCRYDIIVTALAIAGLLVMLRRPAIGGVLLGLGGLLKVWPLLALIGTPRGRRTRRAWTSAAAFAASLGFLLTAGMNGAFEFLKFQSERGIEIESVGALPLHFAKLAGSWNGTVTMNYGSVEFLGPWVPVISKVMVGLSVAGFGWLLVWRLRAGRWSTATTFDAALCALLIFTATSRVISPQYMIWVVGLAAVCLTVRGTSQRPVAVLVLVTAVLTTLEFPVMFGAVNRSELGGVLVLTARNLLLVVTTVLSGYRLWRSTRRRESLTTVVLPADQLAPQYPVRPGIAYEQDLLDDLTPADRG encoded by the coding sequence GTGGAGTCAGCCCAGGCCCAACGGCCCGGCAGTACGGAGCCCCCGGCGCTGCCCGCCGCGCCCGCGCCGAGCCGCCGTCCGCTGTGGGCGCTGACGGCCGGCTGGGTGGTGTCGCGGACGCTGATCGTCCTGATGGTCGCCGGCGTGCTGAAGATCGCCAACACCGACGTGACGACGGACATCTCGGTGATCTACCACAGCTGGTACGAGGTGCTGCGCACCGGGACGTTCCCGCTGGACGACGTGACCTGGCAGTACCCGCCGGGTGCGGCGCTGGTGATCCTGGTGCCCGGACTGCTGCCCTGGTCGTACCTGGTGTCGTTCTTCGTGGTGTGCGGCGTGGTGGACGCGGCGGCGATGGCGCTGCTGATCCGGGCCGGCGTCCGGAAGGGCCGCAGCTACCTGGGCGGCTGGTACTGGGTGGTGGGCGTGCCGCTGCTCGGGCCGACGGTGTACTGCCGGTACGACATCATCGTGACGGCGCTGGCGATCGCGGGCCTGCTGGTGATGCTGCGCCGTCCGGCGATCGGCGGGGTGCTGCTGGGCTTGGGCGGCCTGCTGAAGGTGTGGCCGCTGCTGGCGCTGATCGGCACGCCGCGCGGCCGCCGGACCAGGCGGGCGTGGACCTCGGCGGCGGCGTTCGCGGCCTCGTTGGGGTTCCTGCTGACGGCGGGCATGAACGGGGCGTTCGAGTTCCTGAAGTTCCAGTCGGAGCGCGGGATCGAGATCGAGTCGGTGGGCGCGCTGCCGCTGCACTTCGCGAAGCTGGCGGGGTCGTGGAACGGCACCGTGACGATGAACTACGGCTCGGTGGAGTTCCTGGGCCCGTGGGTGCCGGTGATCTCCAAGGTGATGGTGGGCCTGTCGGTGGCCGGTTTCGGCTGGCTGCTGGTGTGGCGGCTGCGGGCGGGCCGCTGGTCCACGGCGACCACCTTCGACGCGGCGCTGTGCGCGCTGCTGATCTTCACCGCGACCAGCCGGGTGATCAGCCCGCAGTACATGATCTGGGTGGTCGGCCTGGCGGCGGTGTGCCTGACGGTGCGGGGCACCAGTCAGCGTCCGGTGGCGGTGCTGGTGCTGGTGACGGCGGTGCTGACCACGCTGGAGTTCCCGGTCATGTTCGGTGCGGTGAACCGCAGCGAGCTGGGCGGGGTGCTGGTGCTGACCGCCCGCAACCTGCTGCTGGTGGTGACCACGGTGCTGTCGGGCTACCGGCTGTGGCGCTCGACCCGCCGCCGGGAGTCGCTGACCACGGTGGTGCTGCCCGCCGACCAGCTCGCCCCGCAGTACCCGGTCCGGCCGGGCATCGCCTACGAGCAGGACCTGCTGGACGACCTCACCCCGGCCGACCGGGGCTGA
- a CDS encoding SRPBCC family protein encodes MAEHTRSSIVIDATPAEVMAVIADFAAYPAWTDEVKEIEVLGSGPDGRAAEVRLLLDAGAIRDEHVLAYTWDGDREVSWTLVKSQMLRALDGSYTLAPAGAGGTQVTYQLAVDVKIPMLGMIKRKAEKVIIDRALAGLKKRVEG; translated from the coding sequence ATGGCGGAGCACACCAGGTCGAGCATTGTCATCGACGCCACCCCGGCCGAGGTCATGGCGGTGATCGCCGACTTCGCGGCCTACCCGGCCTGGACCGACGAGGTCAAGGAGATCGAGGTGCTCGGCAGCGGCCCGGACGGGCGCGCGGCCGAGGTCCGGCTGCTGCTGGACGCCGGCGCGATCCGCGACGAGCACGTGCTCGCCTACACCTGGGACGGCGACCGCGAGGTCAGCTGGACGCTGGTGAAGAGCCAGATGCTGCGCGCCCTGGACGGCTCCTACACGCTGGCCCCCGCCGGCGCGGGCGGCACCCAGGTCACCTACCAGCTGGCCGTGGACGTCAAGATCCCGATGCTCGGCATGATCAAGCGCAAGGCGGAGAAGGTCATCATCGACCGCGCGCTGGCGGGCCTGAAGAAGCGCGTCGAGGGCTGA
- a CDS encoding long-chain fatty acid--CoA ligase produces the protein MLEEFSLPARYQVPSDGNLADLVHQNAERHPGVAVLSRKANGQWQDLTAAQFLAEVHAVAKGLVATGVAPGDRVAVMSRTRYEWTLLDFAIWTAGAITVPVYETSSAEQVQWILGDSGALAVVTETDQHAAVVAEVRDALPELKHTWQIERDGVATLARAGQGVGDDVIAERRRLAGPDEIATIVYTSGTTGRPKGCQLTHGNFLSELGNVTARMPELFRTGESSVLLFLPLAHVLGRIAEIAAAVAPVKLGHVSDIKNVTEELGSFRPTLILGVPRVFEKVYNTARAKAQADGKGKIFDRAADTAIAYSRALDAGRPPLGLKIRHAVFDRLVYGKLRNALGGRCKAAISGGAPLGERLGHFYRGIGFTVLEGYGLTESCAATAFNPDDKPKIGTVGQPLPGSAIRIAEDGEVLLKGPQIFTGYWNNPAATADALRDGWFATGDIGTLDDEGYLTITGRKKEIIVTAGGKNVAPAVIEDRIRAHALIGEVMVVGDRKPFIACLVTVDDEFFPRWKALNNKPADATLEDLREDPDLLAAIQSAVDDGNQAVSHAEAVKKFRLLTTAFTESSGHLTPSLKLKRNVVLKDFAAEIEALYTR, from the coding sequence TTGCTCGAGGAGTTCAGCCTTCCGGCCCGCTACCAGGTACCGAGCGATGGCAACCTCGCCGACCTGGTCCACCAGAACGCGGAGCGGCACCCGGGCGTCGCTGTGCTCAGCCGCAAGGCGAACGGGCAGTGGCAGGACCTCACCGCCGCCCAGTTCCTCGCCGAGGTGCACGCCGTCGCCAAGGGCCTGGTCGCCACCGGCGTCGCGCCCGGCGACCGGGTCGCCGTGATGTCCCGCACCCGCTACGAGTGGACGCTGCTCGACTTCGCCATCTGGACCGCCGGCGCGATCACCGTCCCCGTCTACGAGACCTCCTCCGCCGAGCAGGTGCAGTGGATCCTCGGCGACTCCGGCGCGCTCGCCGTGGTCACCGAGACCGACCAGCACGCCGCCGTGGTCGCCGAGGTCCGGGACGCGCTCCCCGAGCTCAAGCACACCTGGCAGATCGAGCGCGACGGCGTCGCCACGCTCGCCCGGGCCGGCCAGGGCGTCGGCGACGACGTGATCGCCGAACGCCGCAGGCTCGCCGGACCCGACGAGATCGCCACCATCGTCTACACCTCCGGCACCACCGGCCGCCCCAAGGGCTGCCAGCTCACCCACGGCAACTTCCTCTCCGAGCTGGGCAACGTCACCGCCCGGATGCCCGAGCTGTTCCGCACCGGCGAGTCCTCCGTGCTGCTGTTCCTGCCGCTCGCCCACGTGCTCGGCCGGATCGCCGAGATCGCCGCCGCCGTCGCGCCGGTCAAGCTCGGCCACGTCTCCGACATCAAGAACGTCACCGAGGAACTCGGCTCCTTCCGACCGACCCTGATCCTCGGCGTCCCCAGAGTCTTCGAGAAGGTCTACAACACCGCCCGCGCCAAGGCCCAGGCCGACGGCAAGGGCAAGATCTTCGACCGCGCCGCCGACACCGCCATCGCCTACAGCCGCGCCCTCGACGCCGGGCGCCCCCCGCTCGGCCTGAAGATCCGTCACGCGGTCTTCGACCGGCTCGTCTACGGCAAGCTCCGCAACGCCCTCGGCGGGCGCTGCAAGGCCGCCATCTCCGGCGGCGCCCCGCTCGGCGAACGCCTCGGCCACTTCTACCGCGGCATCGGCTTCACCGTCCTGGAGGGCTACGGCCTCACCGAGTCCTGCGCCGCGACCGCCTTCAACCCCGACGACAAGCCCAAGATCGGCACCGTCGGCCAGCCGCTGCCCGGCTCCGCGATCCGCATCGCGGAGGACGGCGAGGTCCTGCTCAAGGGCCCGCAGATCTTCACCGGCTACTGGAACAACCCGGCCGCCACCGCCGACGCCCTGCGCGACGGCTGGTTCGCCACCGGTGACATCGGCACCCTCGACGACGAGGGCTACCTGACCATCACCGGCCGCAAGAAGGAGATCATCGTCACCGCCGGCGGCAAGAACGTCGCCCCCGCGGTGATCGAGGACCGGATCCGGGCCCACGCGCTCATCGGCGAGGTCATGGTGGTCGGCGACCGCAAGCCTTTCATCGCCTGCCTGGTCACCGTCGACGACGAGTTCTTCCCCCGCTGGAAGGCGCTCAACAACAAACCCGCCGACGCCACCCTCGAAGACCTCCGCGAGGACCCCGACCTGCTCGCCGCGATCCAGTCCGCCGTCGACGACGGCAACCAGGCCGTCTCGCACGCCGAGGCCGTCAAGAAGTTCCGCCTGCTCACCACCGCGTTCACCGAGTCCAGCGGCCACCTCACGCCGTCCCTCAAGCTCAAGCGCAACGTGGTCCTCAAGGACTTCGCCGCCGAGATCGAGGCCCTCTACACGCGCTGA
- a CDS encoding DUF5304 family protein: MTTEQPDGAERPDGAERVDAAGDFAPLVDEVRKFATAVGVKAVEIGGRLRESNPEVYGHLAAAGGELLAAYRAAVVGHERRWSAPQHAETERVDLDGPEEASDK, translated from the coding sequence ATGACGACGGAACAGCCGGACGGGGCCGAACGGCCGGACGGGGCCGAACGGGTGGACGCGGCGGGCGACTTCGCGCCGCTGGTCGACGAGGTTCGGAAGTTCGCCACCGCGGTGGGCGTGAAGGCGGTCGAGATCGGCGGCCGGCTGCGCGAGTCCAACCCCGAGGTGTACGGACATCTCGCCGCCGCCGGCGGAGAGCTGCTGGCCGCCTACCGGGCCGCCGTGGTCGGGCACGAACGTCGCTGGTCGGCGCCCCAACACGCCGAGACCGAGCGGGTGGACCTGGACGGGCCGGAGGAGGCGTCCGACAAGTAG
- a CDS encoding NlpC/P60 family protein: MSVHRRPPLPGVQRLACALALTAAATGALGLTVGAAAAAPLAPADPSTRGEVKAQVDQLYEEAEQASEKYNAAQEQQKRLQGEAGSLQNQVAAGQDELNRMRGDLAAVAAAQYRAQGLDPSVRLMLDNDPAGYLAGARSLDQATARQNDALRELSDRQRRLDQRRQEATAKLAELEEVRQHLAAAKDEVRERLGRAQRLLNGLAPAERARMAADDARDAQQRATRGTDRLDLGNQPPSSDRAAAALAAAISKIGSPYVYGSTGPRTFDCSGLMYWSWRQAGVTLPRTSQEQATAGRRVSLAEARPGDLVIFYKDMHHVGMYAGGGVVVHAPYPGARVRYESVSAMPVSSVVRV, from the coding sequence GTGTCCGTCCACCGTCGCCCCCCACTGCCCGGCGTCCAGCGCCTCGCCTGCGCCCTGGCGCTGACCGCTGCCGCGACCGGCGCGCTCGGCCTCACCGTGGGCGCGGCCGCCGCCGCGCCGCTCGCCCCGGCCGACCCGTCGACCCGCGGCGAGGTCAAGGCCCAGGTCGACCAGCTCTACGAGGAGGCCGAACAGGCCTCCGAGAAGTACAACGCCGCGCAGGAGCAGCAGAAGCGCCTGCAGGGCGAGGCCGGCTCGCTGCAGAACCAGGTCGCCGCCGGGCAGGACGAGCTCAACCGGATGCGGGGCGACCTGGCCGCGGTCGCCGCCGCCCAGTACCGCGCCCAGGGCCTCGACCCGTCCGTGCGGCTGATGCTCGACAACGACCCCGCCGGGTACCTGGCCGGCGCCCGTTCGCTCGACCAGGCCACGGCCCGGCAGAACGACGCCCTGCGCGAGCTCTCCGACCGGCAGCGCCGGCTCGACCAGCGCCGCCAGGAGGCCACCGCCAAGCTCGCCGAGCTGGAGGAGGTCCGCCAGCACTTGGCCGCGGCCAAGGACGAGGTCCGCGAGCGGCTCGGCAGGGCCCAGCGGCTGCTGAACGGCCTCGCCCCCGCCGAGCGCGCCCGGATGGCCGCCGACGACGCCCGGGACGCCCAGCAGCGCGCCACCCGGGGCACCGACCGGCTCGACCTCGGCAACCAGCCGCCCTCCTCCGACCGTGCGGCCGCCGCGCTGGCCGCCGCCATCTCCAAGATCGGCTCCCCGTACGTCTACGGTTCGACCGGCCCCCGCACGTTCGACTGCTCGGGTCTGATGTACTGGTCGTGGCGGCAGGCCGGAGTGACCCTGCCGCGGACCTCGCAGGAACAGGCCACGGCCGGCCGGCGGGTGAGCCTCGCCGAAGCCCGGCCCGGAGACCTGGTGATCTTCTACAAGGACATGCACCACGTCGGCATGTACGCCGGCGGGGGCGTCGTCGTGCACGCCCCCTACCCCGGCGCCCGGGTCCGCTACGAGAGCGTCAGCGCGATGCCGGTCAGCTCGGTGGTGCGGGTCTGA
- a CDS encoding glycosyltransferase family 4 protein has translation MHKTLIVTNDFPPRPGGIQAFVHNMAVRQPAGSIVVYASTWRDGSEVAKFDAEQPFPVIRDRVRMMVPTPRVTRRAAEILRAEGCTSVWFGAAAPLGLMAPALRRAGAQRLLGMTHGHEAAWAQLPLSAQLLRRIGAGTDVLTYLGEYTRSRIARAVGPAAAARMVQLPPGVDESTFRPDSGGDAVRARLGLSSRPVVVCVSRLVPRKGQDTLIRALPQVLAAQPDAVLLIVGGGPYRAELEKLVDTIGVRRSVVFTGAVPWAELPAHYGAGDVFAMPCRTRRGGLDVEGLGIVYLEASATGLPVVAGDSGGAPDAVREGETGYVVPGHDGETLLAERLVRLLGDPDLRRRMGETGRRWVHDAWRWDMLAQRLTGLLAAEQAEQAE, from the coding sequence ATGCACAAGACCCTCATCGTCACCAACGACTTCCCGCCGAGGCCCGGCGGCATCCAGGCGTTCGTCCACAACATGGCCGTCCGCCAGCCCGCCGGCTCGATCGTGGTGTACGCCTCCACCTGGCGGGACGGCAGCGAGGTCGCGAAGTTCGACGCCGAACAGCCGTTCCCGGTGATCCGCGACCGGGTGAGGATGATGGTCCCGACGCCCAGGGTGACCCGGCGCGCCGCCGAGATCCTCCGCGCGGAGGGCTGCACCTCGGTCTGGTTCGGTGCCGCCGCGCCGCTCGGCCTGATGGCCCCCGCGCTGCGCCGGGCCGGCGCGCAGCGGCTGCTCGGCATGACCCACGGGCACGAGGCCGCCTGGGCCCAACTGCCGCTCTCCGCGCAGCTGCTGCGGCGGATCGGGGCCGGCACCGACGTGCTCACCTACCTGGGGGAGTACACCCGCTCCCGGATCGCCCGGGCGGTCGGCCCCGCCGCCGCCGCGCGGATGGTCCAACTGCCGCCCGGCGTCGACGAGTCCACCTTCCGGCCGGACTCCGGCGGGGACGCCGTCCGGGCCCGGCTCGGGCTCAGCTCGCGGCCGGTGGTCGTCTGCGTCTCGCGACTGGTGCCGCGCAAGGGGCAGGACACCCTGATCCGGGCCCTCCCGCAGGTGCTCGCCGCACAGCCCGACGCGGTGCTGCTGATCGTCGGCGGCGGCCCCTACCGCGCCGAGCTGGAGAAGCTCGTCGACACGATCGGGGTACGCCGGTCCGTGGTGTTCACGGGCGCGGTGCCGTGGGCGGAACTCCCGGCCCACTACGGGGCGGGCGACGTCTTCGCGATGCCCTGCCGCACCCGGCGCGGCGGCCTGGACGTCGAAGGTCTCGGCATCGTCTACCTGGAGGCCTCCGCGACCGGGCTGCCCGTGGTCGCCGGGGACTCCGGCGGCGCGCCGGACGCCGTCCGCGAGGGCGAGACCGGCTACGTGGTGCCCGGCCACGACGGCGAGACGCTCCTCGCGGAGCGGCTGGTCCGGCTGCTGGGCGACCCGGACCTGCGGCGCCGGATGGGCGAGACGGGCCGCCGGTGGGTCCACGACGCCTGGCGCTGGGACATGCTGGCGCAGCGCCTCACCGGGCTCCTGGCGGCGGAGCAGGCGGAACAGGCGGAATGA